Proteins encoded in a region of the Candidatus Zixiibacteriota bacterium genome:
- a CDS encoding endonuclease MutS2, translated as MSDAVIAGAQDCAILEFDKIVNATLALCASTMGREWIARRRPTADLRLLDRRRDELAEMLTVLRSGTFPSLGLPDLRPSLEKAAREGSFLDAPEFLIVLEFLTGIDTLLRFTKVSNVACPHLEEYFENLSAAYPLRSALQHAITPEGDVADNASPELSRIRSEKRRVRDRIVGRLERLLASRVSDPSRTDDIITLRNDRFVIPMREGDPAANDGIIQDRSGSGATLFVEPMGVVEHNNALRRLDMEEGREVERILRELSDILRAHRDALAGDVDAIGALDAIAALARLCLKIDGVVAERRDEASLRLVDARHPLLVLKSLSLHPDQRFPIVPMTVELGDHHTTIIITGPNTGGKTVALKSIGLLTLMAQAGWPVPAREGTALGVFDCIIADIGDEQSIESSLSTFSSHLSRIGDALHRATSHTLVLLDELGAGTDPKEGAALGESIVSTLTERGTRLVVTTHHTALKTLAQHDARIENASLLFDSKTLSPSYEFRVGLPGASYAIDIARRLGLPEDVVARASSLLGEQEKDLSAMLKELDERLESLRKRESEAERHRMSASELEEFYRGQMKKFEAKESERKKEALAEAERIVTGTRREMERLVREIRESQADAQRVKAAHKEISERLSEISRTKEEIIAPPPEPATGPLAIGDTVWIDVFEQEGELADIDDGRGKVKVRVRNFLYNLDRSAIRKVQSAAAAPAKPRTTVPVFLPPDVGGELSLRGYTVDEALQRLDHYLDDARLAGLTEVRIVHGRGEGILRRAVGDYLGRDARVAARRSGHWNEGADGVTITTLHPL; from the coding sequence ATGAGTGATGCCGTCATTGCCGGCGCGCAGGATTGCGCCATCCTGGAGTTCGACAAGATTGTCAACGCCACACTGGCACTGTGCGCATCCACAATGGGGCGGGAATGGATCGCCCGTCGCCGGCCAACGGCGGACCTGCGGCTGCTGGATCGTCGGCGCGACGAACTGGCAGAAATGCTCACCGTGCTGCGGTCCGGAACATTCCCGAGTCTGGGTCTGCCCGACCTTCGCCCGTCTCTGGAAAAAGCCGCACGGGAGGGATCGTTCCTCGATGCCCCCGAATTTCTGATCGTTCTGGAGTTTCTAACCGGCATCGACACGCTCCTGCGTTTCACCAAAGTTTCCAACGTCGCCTGTCCGCATCTGGAGGAGTACTTCGAAAATTTGAGCGCGGCGTACCCCTTGCGCTCGGCCCTTCAGCATGCCATCACGCCCGAGGGCGACGTCGCCGATAACGCCTCGCCGGAGCTTTCACGCATCCGCAGCGAAAAACGCCGCGTGCGCGATCGCATCGTCGGGCGTCTCGAACGGCTGTTGGCGTCACGGGTCAGCGATCCGTCACGCACCGATGACATCATCACGTTGCGCAACGACCGCTTTGTCATCCCGATGCGCGAAGGCGATCCGGCCGCCAACGACGGCATCATTCAGGACCGCTCCGGCTCCGGTGCGACGCTCTTTGTCGAGCCGATGGGTGTCGTCGAACACAACAACGCCCTGCGCCGCCTCGACATGGAAGAAGGGCGCGAGGTCGAGCGCATCCTGCGCGAACTGAGCGACATCTTGCGTGCCCATCGCGATGCACTGGCCGGTGATGTCGACGCCATCGGCGCGCTCGATGCGATCGCCGCGCTGGCGCGGTTGTGTCTGAAGATCGACGGGGTCGTGGCCGAACGCCGCGATGAGGCCTCCCTGCGGCTCGTCGACGCGCGCCATCCGCTGCTCGTACTCAAATCGTTGTCGTTACACCCCGACCAGCGGTTCCCCATTGTGCCGATGACTGTCGAACTCGGCGATCACCACACGACGATCATCATCACCGGCCCCAACACCGGCGGCAAAACCGTGGCGCTCAAGTCCATCGGCCTGCTGACTCTCATGGCCCAGGCTGGCTGGCCGGTTCCGGCCCGAGAGGGGACCGCACTGGGCGTATTCGATTGCATCATTGCCGATATCGGCGATGAGCAGTCGATTGAATCTTCGCTGTCGACCTTTTCCTCACACCTCTCGCGCATCGGCGATGCGTTACACCGCGCAACCTCACACACACTGGTACTGTTGGATGAACTCGGCGCCGGGACGGATCCGAAAGAAGGCGCAGCGCTGGGCGAGTCGATTGTGTCCACGCTGACCGAACGCGGGACCCGGCTCGTCGTCACGACCCATCACACCGCCTTGAAGACGCTGGCGCAGCACGACGCCCGCATCGAGAACGCATCGCTCCTGTTTGATTCGAAGACGCTCTCGCCGTCATACGAATTTCGTGTCGGGCTGCCGGGGGCGTCGTATGCCATCGACATCGCGCGACGGCTGGGGCTGCCGGAAGACGTTGTCGCCCGCGCGTCGTCGCTGTTGGGCGAACAGGAGAAAGACCTCTCCGCCATGCTCAAAGAACTCGATGAACGACTGGAATCGTTGCGAAAGCGCGAGAGCGAGGCGGAGCGCCACCGCATGTCCGCATCCGAGCTTGAGGAATTCTATCGCGGACAGATGAAAAAGTTCGAAGCGAAGGAATCGGAGCGCAAGAAGGAAGCGCTGGCCGAAGCCGAACGCATCGTGACCGGGACGCGACGCGAAATGGAACGGCTCGTGCGCGAAATCCGCGAATCGCAGGCCGACGCCCAGCGTGTCAAAGCGGCACACAAGGAAATCAGCGAACGATTGTCGGAGATCAGCCGCACGAAAGAGGAGATAATCGCGCCGCCGCCCGAACCGGCCACCGGACCGCTGGCCATCGGTGACACCGTGTGGATTGACGTCTTTGAGCAGGAAGGCGAACTGGCCGACATCGACGACGGACGCGGCAAAGTCAAAGTCCGTGTCCGAAATTTTCTGTACAATCTCGACCGCAGCGCCATCCGAAAGGTTCAATCGGCAGCCGCCGCGCCGGCAAAGCCGCGAACGACGGTCCCGGTGTTTCTCCCGCCCGACGTGGGGGGCGAACTCTCGTTGCGGGGGTATACAGTCGATGAGGCCCTCCAGCGTCTGGATCACTACCTCGACGACGCCCGTCTCGCCGGTTTGACCGAGGTGCGTATCGTGCACGGACGCGGCGAAGGAATTCTCCGCCGCGCGGTCGGCGACTACCTGGGACGCGATGCCCGGGTCGCAGCCAGGCGTTCAGGGCACTGGAATGAAGGAGCCGACGGAGTTACCATCACGACGCTGCATCCGTTGTGA
- the dnaG gene encoding DNA primase codes for MADDIIKEQIKEATDILSVIGQFVTLKKRGANWLGLCPFHTEKTPSFNVHPTRQFFHCFGCGKGGDVFSFLMEHEGWSFPEALKYCADRAGIRLPTRDDHDDERSTQRRAMQAALSLADAVYRRTLFSPEGNAALDYLHKRGFEDAVLKTSGVGYAPNSYDRLLKAAKAQGISEKALQAAGLIGISQKSGQPYDRFRNRVTFPIQSLSGHTVAFGARALAADDEPKYLNSPETDLYHKGRILYGLSWSREAIRRADCALIVEGYLDWLRLFASGLDNVVAVSGTAMTDHQAVLLSRFCRRIILIFDADSAGQRAALRGIEVAFNAGVGVDVVELPSGDDPDTFVRRESAEKLRAMIDAAPTIVEYRVRQARQRDGRFDFLAREQLTKELAELARRLDDADRRETFIGEAAGFLEIDEAHFRQSVGSRSATTSVGGQSPLRIRQIPTRDEELLRILADDPERVAQAREAIVPDDFRQSLHRRMYAALLEWEAKGDARPSPEQLGRQPDEIAEWSRLFAYDTNPDAAQQVFRDALGEFSRRHRAVPRLKSLIAQAEKAGDTQTANRLTEELAAQMRLDTRDDPADKATTAAGVQSR; via the coding sequence ATGGCCGACGACATCATCAAAGAACAAATCAAGGAAGCGACCGACATCCTGAGCGTCATCGGGCAGTTCGTGACGCTGAAGAAGCGCGGCGCCAATTGGCTCGGCCTGTGCCCTTTTCATACCGAAAAAACCCCATCGTTCAATGTCCATCCGACGCGCCAGTTCTTTCATTGCTTCGGCTGCGGCAAAGGCGGGGACGTTTTCAGCTTCCTTATGGAGCACGAGGGATGGAGTTTTCCGGAGGCGCTGAAGTATTGCGCCGACCGCGCCGGCATCCGGCTGCCGACGCGGGACGATCACGACGACGAGCGCTCAACTCAACGACGCGCCATGCAGGCAGCGCTGTCACTGGCGGATGCGGTGTACCGCCGCACGCTGTTTTCCCCTGAGGGAAATGCCGCGCTCGATTACCTCCACAAGCGCGGATTTGAAGACGCTGTGCTCAAGACGTCCGGCGTCGGATACGCCCCGAATTCCTACGACCGTCTCCTGAAAGCGGCCAAAGCGCAGGGCATCTCCGAGAAAGCGCTGCAGGCGGCCGGATTGATCGGCATCTCACAAAAGAGCGGACAGCCGTATGATCGGTTCCGAAACCGCGTGACATTCCCCATCCAAAGTCTGTCGGGCCACACGGTCGCGTTCGGCGCACGGGCCCTGGCGGCCGACGACGAACCCAAGTACCTCAATTCTCCCGAAACGGATCTGTACCACAAGGGTCGCATCCTCTATGGACTCTCCTGGAGCCGTGAGGCGATCCGACGCGCCGACTGCGCCTTGATCGTCGAAGGGTATCTGGACTGGCTGCGCTTGTTCGCGTCCGGTCTCGACAATGTCGTCGCAGTCTCCGGTACTGCGATGACCGACCACCAGGCCGTGCTGCTGTCGCGATTCTGCCGACGCATAATCCTGATCTTCGATGCGGATTCGGCTGGCCAGCGCGCCGCGTTACGCGGGATCGAGGTCGCCTTCAACGCCGGTGTCGGTGTCGATGTCGTCGAGCTGCCATCCGGAGACGATCCCGACACCTTCGTTCGGCGCGAGAGCGCCGAGAAGCTGCGTGCGATGATTGATGCGGCGCCAACCATCGTCGAGTACCGTGTCCGGCAGGCCCGTCAGCGCGACGGACGCTTCGATTTTCTCGCCCGCGAGCAATTGACCAAGGAACTGGCTGAGCTGGCGCGACGACTCGACGACGCCGACCGCCGCGAGACATTCATCGGCGAGGCGGCAGGATTCCTCGAGATCGATGAAGCCCACTTTCGTCAGTCGGTCGGATCACGTTCCGCGACGACATCGGTCGGCGGCCAAAGCCCGTTACGGATTCGTCAGATCCCCACGCGTGACGAAGAGTTGTTGCGCATCCTGGCCGACGATCCCGAACGGGTGGCGCAGGCGCGTGAGGCGATCGTGCCCGATGATTTCCGGCAGTCGCTCCACCGACGGATGTATGCGGCGTTGTTGGAGTGGGAGGCAAAAGGCGATGCACGGCCGTCGCCAGAGCAGTTGGGCCGGCAACCCGACGAAATCGCCGAATGGTCGCGGCTGTTCGCGTACGATACCAATCCGGATGCCGCGCAGCAGGTCTTCCGGGACGCCCTCGGAGAGTTCTCCCGACGCCATCGCGCGGTCCCCCGATTGAAGAGTCTGATCGCCCAGGCCGAGAAGGCCGGCGACACCCAGACCGCCAACCGGCTCACCGAGGAACTGGCAGCGCAGATGCGTCTGGACACCCGCGATGACCCCGCTGACAAGGCGACGACGGCTGCGGGAGTTCAGTCGCGGTAG
- a CDS encoding C4-type zinc ribbon domain-containing protein encodes MIEVIDRSSRVMSNNSIELLLKLQGLDYQLLELERSKEYLPDMIGNLRAAITAAEKDLAEAQDQMEATQLEQKRLELRVKEKNADLERLLKQMIDIKTNKEYDALTREIEHIKSEIARSEEAILAAMEHFDNLTKAIQEKKAATDEIRSSNGSQLESIQSEVDSVGEKIRIKEDERRNVLVRLDDTLVSTYERVRKGLGGGAVVRVRHRACSGCFATLPPQLIQEIRRGERLITCFTCGRILIWDDDESE; translated from the coding sequence ATGATTGAAGTCATCGACAGGAGTTCGCGCGTGATGTCGAACAACAGCATCGAGTTGCTCCTGAAGCTGCAGGGGTTGGACTACCAACTGCTGGAGCTGGAGCGGTCCAAAGAGTATTTGCCGGACATGATCGGCAACTTGCGCGCCGCGATTACGGCGGCCGAAAAAGATCTCGCCGAGGCGCAGGATCAGATGGAAGCGACGCAGTTGGAGCAGAAACGGCTCGAGCTGCGGGTCAAAGAAAAAAATGCCGACCTGGAACGGCTCCTCAAGCAGATGATCGACATCAAGACCAACAAAGAATACGATGCGCTGACGCGGGAAATCGAGCACATCAAATCCGAGATCGCCCGCTCCGAGGAAGCGATCCTGGCCGCCATGGAGCATTTCGACAATCTGACCAAAGCGATTCAGGAGAAAAAGGCCGCGACGGATGAGATCAGGTCCTCCAATGGCAGCCAATTGGAGTCGATCCAAAGCGAAGTCGATTCGGTCGGCGAGAAGATTCGCATCAAGGAGGACGAGCGACGCAACGTGCTGGTGCGCCTCGACGACACGCTGGTCTCCACCTACGAGCGGGTGCGCAAGGGACTGGGCGGCGGCGCGGTCGTGCGCGTACGTCACCGCGCCTGCTCCGGATGCTTTGCCACGCTCCCGCCGCAGTTGATTCAGGAAATCCGGCGCGGCGAACGACTGATTACCTGCTTTACCTGCGGGCGCATTCTCATCTGGGACGACGACGAAAGCGAATAG
- the guaB gene encoding IMP dehydrogenase: MVTTRSLQATHTVQDNGRDRHTRIGPEALTFDDVLLVPAKSDVLPNNVDVSTQLGPITMPLPIISAAMDTVTESRLAISLARLGGMGTLHRNMPIDRQAAEVGRVKRSESGMITDPITQGPNEPLSRAVEMMRHHAISGIPITEEGRLVGILTNRDLRFCKDLSVPIRDVMTKPPLITAPEGTTLDHAQDLLHQNRIEKLLLVDGAGKLRGMITVKDIMKSRQFPHACKDDRGRLRTLAAVGVGPQEGLARARALVAADVDGLCIDTSHGHTKAVLETTALLKREFPNTLLIAGNVATAEGAHDLIAAGADVIKVGIGPGSICTTRVVTGAGMPQLTAILDCCHEAARSNKTVIADGGVKFSGDITKALGAGASAVMIGSLFAGTEEAPGEKVLYEGRSFKVYRGMGSVGAMTEGARDRYYQADRELAKLVPEGVEGRVPYKGELAESVHQLIGGVRAGMGICGAPNLRHLRENARFVRVTQAGLRESHPHDVDIMKDAPNYPRV, translated from the coding sequence ATGGTCACCACCCGATCGTTGCAGGCAACGCACACGGTGCAGGACAATGGCCGTGACCGTCACACCCGCATTGGCCCCGAAGCGCTGACGTTCGATGACGTCCTGCTCGTTCCGGCCAAGTCCGATGTCCTGCCCAATAACGTCGATGTCTCCACGCAGCTTGGTCCGATCACCATGCCGCTGCCGATAATTTCGGCGGCCATGGACACGGTGACCGAGTCACGGCTGGCGATCTCGCTGGCGCGGCTGGGCGGGATGGGCACGCTCCACCGCAACATGCCGATCGATCGCCAGGCGGCGGAAGTCGGACGCGTGAAGCGATCCGAAAGCGGTATGATCACCGATCCGATCACCCAGGGGCCGAATGAACCCCTGAGCCGGGCCGTTGAAATGATGCGGCATCACGCGATCTCCGGAATCCCCATTACCGAGGAAGGCCGTCTGGTCGGCATTTTGACCAACCGCGATCTGCGGTTCTGCAAGGACCTCTCGGTGCCGATCCGCGACGTGATGACGAAGCCGCCCCTGATCACGGCGCCGGAGGGCACGACCCTCGATCACGCACAGGACTTGCTCCATCAAAACCGCATCGAAAAACTCCTGTTGGTCGATGGCGCCGGCAAGCTGCGCGGAATGATCACGGTCAAGGACATCATGAAGAGCCGTCAGTTTCCCCACGCCTGCAAGGACGATCGGGGACGCCTGCGGACGCTCGCCGCGGTCGGTGTCGGTCCGCAGGAGGGCCTCGCCCGGGCCCGCGCGCTGGTCGCCGCCGATGTCGACGGGCTGTGCATCGACACATCGCACGGCCACACCAAGGCGGTGCTGGAGACCACCGCGTTGCTCAAACGCGAATTTCCCAACACGCTGCTGATCGCCGGTAATGTCGCAACCGCAGAGGGCGCGCACGATTTGATTGCGGCGGGAGCCGACGTCATCAAAGTCGGCATCGGCCCCGGTTCGATCTGCACGACACGCGTCGTGACCGGCGCGGGCATGCCGCAATTGACCGCGATTCTCGACTGCTGCCACGAAGCCGCCCGCAGCAACAAGACTGTGATTGCCGACGGCGGCGTGAAGTTTTCCGGCGACATCACCAAGGCCCTCGGAGCCGGCGCGTCCGCCGTGATGATCGGCTCGCTCTTCGCCGGTACCGAGGAAGCGCCGGGCGAAAAGGTCCTCTACGAGGGCCGGTCGTTTAAGGTCTACCGGGGGATGGGCTCCGTCGGCGCCATGACCGAAGGTGCGCGCGACCGCTATTACCAGGCCGATCGCGAACTCGCCAAGCTTGTCCCCGAGGGCGTCGAAGGGAGAGTCCCCTACAAAGGAGAGCTGGCCGAATCGGTCCACCAGTTGATCGGCGGTGTGCGCGCCGGCATGGGAATCTGCGGAGCGCCGAATCTGCGACACCTGCGAGAGAATGCCCGATTTGTCCGGGTGACCCAGGCCGGATTGCGCGAAAGCCACCCGCACGATGTTGACATCATGAAAGACGCACCGAATTACCCCCGCGTTTAG